A DNA window from Hordeum vulgare subsp. vulgare chromosome 1H, MorexV3_pseudomolecules_assembly, whole genome shotgun sequence contains the following coding sequences:
- the LOC123428588 gene encoding uncharacterized protein LOC123428588 isoform X2: MNWLVHEFSRLRYIKENYSKIRDVEKELENLTLEVKLTAGPKKAALEHLRKKIEISTERIRLAKVKEDDAKKAWEAAAQVVKEEEEAKQRLCDDLNRLVQESAASQYSRLEELKRRLECLNPIRASVDVSGINTVQHATTNSVRQQPTSQNLANAISPASNVHEPATSGTQQQPAKAEMKQGSSNSGGRGRGGVMVLPKGRGSSGSGWTGAGFET; encoded by the exons ATGAACTGGCTGGTGCATGAATTCAGTAGACTGAG ATATATTAAGGAAAATTATTCCAAAATTCGGGATGTTGAGAAGGAGCTTGAGAATCTGACTCTAGAAGTTAAACTGACAGCTGGACCAAAGAAAGCAG cactcgagcatttgaggaaaaAGATTGAGATTTCAACTGAGAGAATACGTTTGGCTAAGGTGAAAGAGGACGATGCAAAAAAG GCCTGGGAAGCTGCTGCGCAAGTTGTtaaagaggaagaggaggctaAACAGAGGCTATGTGACGACCTTAACCGGTTG GTTCAAGAGAGTGCGGCTTCACAATATTCGAGGTTAGAAGAATTAAAAAGGCGTTTAGAATGTCTAAATCCCATCAGGGCTTCTGTTGATGTTTCT GGTATCAACACTGTACAGCATGCTACCACTAATTCGGTACGGCAGCAACCCACATCACAAAATCTAGCGAATGCAATCTCCCCTGCAAGCAATGTCCATGAGCCCGCCACCAGCGGAACACAGCAACAACCTGCCAAGGCGGAAATGAAGCAGGGATCATCAAACtcgggaggaagagggagaggcggTGTGATGGTCCTCCCCAAGGGAAGGGGAAGCTCTGGATCAGGATGGACAGGTGCTGGATTTGAAACATGA